The Macrobrachium rosenbergii isolate ZJJX-2024 chromosome 56, ASM4041242v1, whole genome shotgun sequence genome includes a region encoding these proteins:
- the ATPsynB gene encoding ATP synthase subunit b, mitochondrial, producing the protein MLSRLAQRSLQEAKPVIVAVRPTSTTAVNKSAERDEVNFPRRVRPIEPGKVRLGFVPEEWFKFFYPKTGVTGPYMFGVGLGTFLLSKEIYIMEHEFYTGLSILLMTVYAVKKFGPGLAAYLDKEIEEVEGSWVNYRTNSIKSIKDAIEAEKKAQWEAEGQTVLFDAKRENVALQLEAAYRERLATVHAEVKKRLDYQLETANVKTRIEQKHMVDWIVSSVKSSITPAQEAAALKQCFADLKALAPKAA; encoded by the exons ATGCTCTCCCGGCTAGCTCAGAGATCTT TGCAGGAGGCAAAGCCTGTGATTGTTGCAGTCAGGCCAACGAGTACAACTGCCGTGAACAAGAGCGCGGAACGCGACGAGGTCAACTTCCCGCGACGCGTTCGACCCATTGAGCCAGGCAAAGTCCGTCTGGGTTTCGTTCCTGAAGAATGGTTCAAGTTCTTCTATCCCAAGACTGGCGTGACTG gtccATACATGTTTGGAGTGGGATTAGGTACATTCCTCCTTTCCAAGGAGATTTACATCATGGAGCATGAGTTCTACACTGGCCTGTCTATCTTGCTGATGACAGTATATGCTGTCAAGAAGTTCGGCCCAGGCCTTGCTGCATATTTGGACAAGGAAATTGAG GAGGTGGAAGGCAGCTGGGTAAATTACCGGACAAACAGCATAAAGAGCATCAAAGATGCCATTGAGGCAGAGAAGAAAGCCCAGTGGGAGGCAGAAGGACAGACTGTGCTCTTCGATGCCAAGCGCGAGAACGTGGCCCTTCAGTTGGAGGCTGCATACAGAGAAAGACTGGCCACTGTCCATGCTGAG GTGAAGAAGAGGTTGGACTACCAGCTGGAGACCGCCAATGTCAAAACGCGCATTGAACAGAAGCACATGGTGGACTGGATTGTCAGCAGCGTGAAATCTTCCATCACCCCAGCCCAGGAAGCTGCCGCCCTCAAGCAGTGCTTCGCTGACCTCAAAGCTTTGGCACCCAAGGCTGCATAG
- the Tasp1 gene encoding threonine aspartase 1 produces MSGLVAVHVGAGSHSSSLKGEYKTLMKKACNQAMALLRGGGNAVDAVCAATQVLEDSPRTNAGIGSSLTADGRVECDASIMDGRTLRHGAVGAVPGVRNPILLARQILEAQSQPLPGGLVPPSFLAGSGAQVWAASNNVETCEPAELIAERSQRIHEESLRNIQRLEEGGTKRRRYALPEEEEEMQGGLLDTVGAVCVDGAGYVASAVSSGGLLLKHTGRVGQAAVYGCGCWAENNCDGSGVSIGVSTTGCGEHLIRTMFARLCARAAISPSMGRSIVDAVTTHFLESEFLEGVHPRMAGALILRHDPQGSVSDLYWLHTTRTMGVCYMTTNDRKPKAQFSELAEEKIGVAVHLQSKSFGGGIPVTTPLEGMRAGPSHGEASGLLVGEEPGKSDSSDEEEEPG; encoded by the exons gtgctggGAGTCATTCATCATCCCTCAAAGGAGAATACAAAACGTTAATGAAAAAAGCATGTAATCAG GCCATGGCATTGCTGAGAGGGGGAGGGAACGCTGTGGACGCTGTCTGCGCAGCTACGCAGGTTCTGGAAGACTCGCCTCGCACGAATGCTGGGATCGGATCGTCCCTCACAGCTGATG GTAGAGTTGAATGTGATGCAAGTATCATGGATGGCCGAACTCTACGCCATGGTGCAGTTGGTGCTGTACCGGGGGTGAGGAATCCCATTCTCTTGGCTCGACAGATCCTAGAAGCACAGTCACAACCATTGCCAGGTGGCCTAGTACCTCCAAG ctttttagCTGGCTCAGGGGCTCAGGTTTGGGCAGCATCCAACAATGTGGAAACATGTGAACCTGCGGAATTGATTGCTG AGAGGTCGCAAAGGATACACGAAGAGAGCCTAAGAAACATCCAGCGGCTGGAAGAGGGTGGGACTAAAAGAAGACGATATGCTTTacctgaagaggaagaggaaatgcaG GGAGGACTCTTAGATACAGTTGGTGCAGTATGTGTCGATGGTGCTGGGTATGTTGCTAGTGCTGTGTCCAGCGGCGGTCTCCTTCTCAAACACACGGGCCGAGTTGGACAGGCAGCAGTATATGGTTGTGGATGCTGGGCAGAAAATAACTGTGATG GCAGCGGTGTAAGCATAGGTGTCAGTACGACCGGGTGCGGGGAGCACCTGATCCGCACAATGTTCGCAAGGTTATGCGCTCGAGCTGCCATATCACCGTCGATGGGAAGAAGCATTGTTGATGCAGTTACTACACACTTTCTTG AGTCTGAATTCTTAGAAGGAGTTCATCCGAGGATGGCAGGTGCTTTGATACTGCGGCATGACCCACAGGGATCGGTGAGCGATCTTTACTGGCTCCACACAACCCGCACCATGGGTGTTTGTTACATGACAACGAATGACCGCAAACCTAAG GCGCAGTTTTCTGAATTAGCAGAAGAAAAAATTGGTGTTGCAGTTCATCTCCAAAGTAAGTCTTTTGGCGGTGGAATACCCGTCACTACCCCGCTCGAGGGAATGCGAGCAGGCCCGTCCCACGGGGAGGCCTCTGGCCTCTTGGTGGGGGAGGAGCCGGGAAAGAGCGACTCCAGTGACGAGGAAGAAGAACCAGGATAA